ATACTCCTTCCTAATTCCCTAACTCTCTTAAAACCAAAATCCTTCCCCAGTCTTCACCCCACTCTCCTCTGTTCAACCACCATCTTCCTCCCTTGTTCACCATCACTGgttaacaatgttaaaaatgCTTATgtgaatttgttttttaaaaaacacgCATTTGAACCCCTCatgttagaattaatttttagttagaATAGTGTTCTTCAAAAAATGGCTACATTATTGTAATTGATatagttaacaatattaactatttagactcattaatgatattaattataatagtaaaaagaccaaattatctcaaaattaaagtatataggTTTAAGCCAAATTTTAGCATAATATAGGggccaaaattgaaatttgaccatTGTGCTATAATGCAAAAAAGTAAGGCAAACCCAAAATATGTGTTTGTATCTAAGATCCTTAAagtattcaaaatatatataattgcataacattttaataaaaatttaactatattaactatttggactaacaaataacattatgaaaatatacCACCttttgttagaaattaaattataattaaagcaCTTTTGTAAAgtgcaaaatatatataaaaaaaaagacatggGTGGGTGCCCACGTGTcaaaaggtatatatataaatagataatcatagaattttgcaaataaataatttattgattttattgttgtttggtgataaaatttaatatgaataataGAAGTTGAATTTTAGTATGCTTTTGTTGGATTGGTGATATGTTTATGTagttagtttaaaaataatgataaaattaaatattgtaatgatattattattattattattatgtgaaataaaaaaaaaaagttaaacataCCGTATTGGTATTGGAGGTAAAGGTTTGTCTAAAGGATCTTAATCTCTAGCTAGTGTGAGACCATGTTTAAAACCCACAATTTGGCTTCAACACTTTTTGCCCTTGGAATATGTCAGAAAGGTTCGATAAGCCATTTGCTTTCATGGTTATGGATGAGAGCACCCGCACCCGCACTCCTTGGATTACCAAGGAAGGATCCATCCGTGTTGAGTTTGTATGTACCTCTAGGAGGCGGTTTCCAATCAACTGGGATGAATGAAGGAAGGGTTTATGCTTGATAGTCGAGTTTAAAGCAAAGTATTCCCTAGCTTCTTCAATGGCCCGTCTAGTCAGTCCATCCATTTGTTGATTGTTCCCAAAGATTAAGGCATTACGCTAAAGCCAAATTTTCCATAATGTGTATGCGAAAATGGTGGACTATGGGAGTTTGAGACTAGGGAACCAGGTTCTTGAACTTAGAGTAGCAAATAGCCACTTCTCCCTGGTCTCGAACGAATACGCGACTAAATTTACGAATATTCAAGGCTACATATAAATTTTGGCAAATCAGAAGTGATACTTAGCCACAAATGTCACCCAAAATTCAAGAGGATGTTCCTGCAAGCACAAACCACAACAAAAGGAAGCAGATACCTAGGATTTGATATTAGtattcaaaacaataaaagcaaATTCTTCCAACCCCTCCTGAATAAGATGTAATCAAGACTATCGTAATGGAAGGCGAAGCTATTGGGCCAGAAAGGAAAACTTACCCTTATCAAGTTGGCTCTTTCGACCCTACCAATTATCATTTATCTTGCTTCCAGGCCTCGAAAAGTGTATGGGGGTGAGGACAAATGAATGAGGAAAATTCAATTGGGATCGCTTGTGCAATGAAAACACACAAGGTGGGTTAGGGATCAAGAGAATGGATGTCATAAATAGAGCGCTACTTGCAAGACAAGCATGGAGTTGGTTGATCGAAGAAACCTTAGTTAAGAAATATTGTAATAATAGAGATGGCTTCCTCCAGTGCCAAGCCAAACTAGGGAGAAACATCCTCGACGGCAATGAGTTAGCAGTGGCACAACAAGGCCTaatatggaaaagaaagaatagaacaATAGATGGagtgaggtgagatctttcttTGAAGGAACCAATATTCCAATGGAAATTCTGCTCTAGTGGAGAGTTTTTTTGTGAAACCGACCTATCTTGAAGAATTTAACAATAGGCATGAAAGAAGTCAAACCCACAACATTATGCAGATACTAAGAGAAATTTGGAATTCGCTGTGGACTCCCAAATTACCATTCAAAATAACCATTCTCCCCTGGAAAATTCTCAATAATACAGGCAGAAATCCACAAAAGGATTGAAACAATGGACCCAAAATACCCCTTATGCCATTTAGAAAGAGAGGATGCAGACCACTTATTCCACAACTGCACTTTTGTGAGGGCAGTTTGGTTTGGATCACCCTTAAGATTGCGCACATTTTATCTAAATAAAGGCTTAACCTAAGAATGGATAAGcataaacatagaaaacataCAGAAGGGAATGGAAGAAGGAGCCATGATGTTCACACCACTATGGCCACTACCCTATGGAACATTTGGGTCCATAGGAATAAAGTTGCATTTGAAGGAGAATCCTCTAATCCAAGTGCAATTATTAGCCTAGCCACCAAGGCAACGCATGACACCTTTAGGGCATTCTTGAGTAGGAACCCCCAGAGGAGAAGAAGAGGAGAGCAACAGGAGTTAGATCAGCTTCAAGTCACAACGTTTTCATCAGATGGTGTAGAAGGAACTCTTTGGTAAGTATTGTTATCCTTATAATGACacataactttaaaacaaagaaaattgtgCGAGAAAGATTTAATCAAAGTCATGGTGTCATTCGGAAGTTACTGGTAATAATCTGATGCACTCTAACATCTGTTAGCCAACACAGCATAACCTTGACCCTCATTAGGACGAAAGATAAATTAGTGAGCCAAGTCCTTGGAGGTAAGTTGAACAAGGTAAACTGGGAAACCAAGCCAATATTAGATTACCTCTTAGTTCTCAAAAAGCTTTTTCATTACATTGGTGTCTGTAATGAAAACCATGATGCACTTAAATGGACTTCCAAGGAAGCATTGAGAAGCCTTGGAAACCCATGATTTTGTCAAGTTTTTTCCGttatataaaaccaaaaaaaaaaaaaaaactgttgtAATTAAGGGATTAAAGGAGACTCTATACCTTGcaatttttacctattttgcATAACTAGATAGTAGTCATTAAGCAAAGTTCTAACAAAGCAATGATGAAGGAATTAATAATTTAGGCAAAAAAACAATAGTTGACAAAGTGGGATATACAAACAATTTACTAACATATACATGAACATATGCAAAAATAATGGTGGAAAGATGGGTAAAAGTTGAAACAACTAGATTATATtaagagtttaaatttatttaaatatgtagattttaaaagttaactttcaacaaaaatatTGGGGTTATCTAAACTTGTTGATACCAATAATCAACaagaaaaggaaacaaatgGGGGTGATGGAACGGTTCACACAGTGTGGGTGGGTAGAAAGCTGTTAATAGGAAGAGAGAGAGAAGGTTTTTCGGGATACCCTCTTTATGAGGTGAATGGGCTTGTGTTTGAGAAATTGGTAGTGTCACGTGGGAATATCTCATAAGTAGGTGAGTTATCTCATTGCTCCCTAATAAGAACGGCAACGTGACTTTGTAGAGCTACGATGTGATGTTGTAAGGTAATCTTGTGATATGGGATGGTTATCTTGTCGTCATCAAAGAGTCTTGAGAAGTGAAACTAGGTGGTAAAAATGGAGGTGTACATACCACTTAGTAAAGATACCTCGTGACCGAAGTATGCGGGGAGGTGGTACAAcaaaactaaaactcaatcagCTGAAAGCAGTGGggttaacatatatattaatcacGCATGGTGGCATGGAAGGATCGATATGGCAAGCATGACCACACCACCATTTCCATATATATCATGGTCCGGCAGTGAGATTTCATAGCATGTGAGCTGAGCTGCAATAAGAGAACTCTTATTGCCATCAataattgtacaaaaattatgaACCAATACAGGACAGATAACAGCACAAGTAGACAAAAATCCTTCATGTTTATTGTCACCACACTCAAGGAGCTGGAACTCATGCAATGCATTCGGTGAGAAAAAACACATCACATTTTGCTTTTTGCTTACAATCACcaatttgtctaaattaataaccATCACAATTCACAACAATACAACCTGGCTTAATTACATCTATGATCATTCTTGGCTGCTTCACCCACTTGGAAAAGCATGCATGTAgcaactaatatatatatatatagagagagagagagagagaaagaaaattacaGTAGCGGGGCCATGGATGGTTAACTTTACAACAGCATGCTTTTCATTTTCAGTGAGGTACGGTGAATCTTCTTGAACTCAAATAGGAAATGTTGCTtaataaagaaagaagaaagaaaaaggatacTTAACAAGTTTCCTTCCTAGATGCTTACAAAAGCCCAACCACTGCATTATCATCCATTCACATGCATTTTTCACTCTCTTCCACTCAATCAAATCCCAGCTCAGCAACCtcacaaaatttttctttaaaaaaccCGTCTTTCTGGTTCTAAAATCACCCCATCCATCTCTTTTGCATATACCTTCAGTCTCTAAGCAATAGCAGCCACTACTGCAAATGGCTTCCAACAAAACCTGTGCTGTCCTTAcagttttctctctttttcttttcaacttaTCATTCACCAATGCTTGCCATTCATGCAAGCCACCAAAGCCCATTCCACCACCTGCTGCATGCCCTCCACCACCAGCAAAGCCTGCTTCTTGCCCTAAGGACACATTGAAGCTAGGTGTCTGTGCTGACCTGCTTGGACTGGTAAACATAGTGGTGGGAACACCTCCTTCGAGCAAATGCTGTGCTTTGCTCCAAGGCTTGGCTGATTTAGAGGCTGCCCTTTGCCTTTGCACCGCCATTAAAGCCAATGTGCTTGGGGCCAACCTCAACATCCCTATTACCCTTAGCTTACTCCTTAGTGCATGTCAGAAGGAAATCCCTCCAGGCTTCAAatgttgatattttttttaggaAGCACAATCAGTTGTTGATGTTGGCTAATGGCTGAGTTTGCTctactttaaatttatattatggTGCTGCAAATCAATGTGTCCTTGCTTTTAATTAGTGTATTTTGGTGTCGGAATAGGACTATTTATCTATGATGTTTGTATTGCAAAGAGCTTGGCATTGTGTGATGATATTTGTTCAAATAAGTAGGCATGTGGGTTAACATTTAACTCCGCCTACTGTAATGTTATTTTGTTGTAAGGTTGTTAATGTTAAGTTTATGATTTGACCCTGTTTCTCACCCCACACACTCTAACCCAACAACAACACATATATCTCTCAATCATCCATCAGTTTAATGCCCTTTAATCAAAATCATTACACCAAATTATTATTTGGTACTTAAGTCGATTTCAAATAAACATAGAATCCAAACCAGCAATTCAACTTTAAACGCAACCTTTCTTTAATTTGcataaaataccaaaaagaaagaaagaagagtaGAAAGTGTTAGTAGTATAGCTAGGTGAAATCAAGCTAAAGACATTGCCTCATTGCTTATACTTTTTTAATGTGGAGGTAAATGATCGCGTCTTCATCTTTTTTCCTCGATTTATtcagtataataataaatttagttctcgatatttatatattctaattttaaaaagtttgaaggattttgttttaaaaatctaaaaaagaaatatttaaaattatcagtttgtcatgaatttttttaaaaactaaaataaaattgatacttaaatttattattataccaattaaagtAAGATAAACTCACGAAAaactaaatgaaaatatatataaatcacaactaataataaaaggatTGTCAGTACTTgtttgagtcttagctcgattggtatgagtattgttgttaatgtaggaggatgtgggttcgagtgcgctgaagcacattatcctcctatttatgagttaggAGGCTATGGgtagtatatttaaattttcatgtgTTCTAAATACGTAGTTTCCACATACACACgtttgataaaatttctagtaCTTGCCTTTTCATGTTTctatttatccttttattttaaataataactaatgttaatctaatttattatgatgatgtttttgtcttttcatgtttttatataatctttaaataaaacaactaaaaataatacatCTAAGGACCGAAGCTatgttaacaaaatttaattacaaattctttatcACTCTACAAATAATAATtgcttcataatttttaaaagaaaatattgtttTACATGAAATGTTTTCTTTCACTCACATTGTGAGTGTGACATAATCTTGTATAtcttttttaattagaaaaattataagatttattgatatattattaaaatataaaggaattataaaaatattttagaaattttagaaaagtgttaaaattatttttttaaaatcccaTAAAATGTTAtagaaatttatataacaattattaagatgataaaaaaattataaaattattgaaaatataaaaattattaaaaatttgtaaaaaaattatgttttcgaTAATAGGGAAACGGAGAGGTTGAAGTGTAATAGTGATCAATTAAGTGCTTGGTGGCTTAAGGTTAGTGGAATTTATGTTGTCCCACTTGCAGTTTAAGCCCTTATTTTTGGCTCTTCCTTCCACATATCTATGACTATGTGCAGCTGATACTGTGGCTGTCTTTGTGATTCTTTCTTGAACTGTATATTCTCCATATATGCTATAGTTCAAGAAAGCTGTGGAAAGTTTGTGAGAGGGTCTTCTTGGGTTGGAGGCTAAATGGTTGGGGTTTCGGGTAGTTCGACTTCAATTATATACATCGAGATTATTTTTACCTTGTgtttttggtagtttttgtctTAATGATCTGTTTTATCGACCTGTAACGATTATCGTTCTTCATTTTATCAATGAGATTTCAGTAAGTTAAATAATTGGCTACTCCAATCAACATGATTTGATGGTTTGCACTAATAGGAAAAACATGTACACTTACCTGGAGCGCCTTGGATTTTTTAGCATCAATCCCAACGTCGTTTATTAAGAAAATCTATTTGTTGGTTGtacaataatattttctttgtttttccctAACAACAGACGATGaacattcaaataaaaaactGAAACCCAACAACCATTGTTGGTACCAGGCCGAACCTGTTGGTAGTACATTGATATGATGTTTGAATCCACAACAACAACTCACTGAGTCTGAGCCTTCAAATCCATGTCATGGCTCGAAAAGCTGGGACCAATCAGAAGGATGCCGGCATGTAGGGTTGGTGCGTAACAAAAGTGCATATTTATTTGACTAAAATTCATCCAATTCTCAAAGTTTTGAGGACTTAATAAATATTTGGATAATTCATTTGgattttaaagatataaatgatacaaattttaaatctcCTTAGTACTCTTATCttataaatagtttaaatttaatattgatgtaataaatataattgaagCCTCATTGTCTCATTCAACATATAATCAAACACAACTTAGCTTTATTGAGtgtttttacttgtttattttgcCTTAGCTTCCTTGCCTGGTCTAATTTGCTCAATTAAAATTGTCTTACACGGTTTAGTTTGATAAATCGCGcggttttaaatgattttttgagTTCAAATACTGCTTAAGTCAACCTACTCTAAAAAAACGAGAATTCTTGCAAAAATTCTTAAAGACACTGAAGCAAAACGGAAGCAAACTCaaaatgaaagagtaaaaaacaaataaacaaagaaaaataatacacaccaagtgtttgagtaaatgctgcTCCCTCAAATCTAACATTACAGATTCAGTTACATCGATGATTAAGATTTGTGTTTATCTACAAAATGAGAGTCCAAAGGGATTTACATTAATTACCCCGCGGAGTATTTTTCTGGGCCACCAAAATTTCATGTAGATGGGTTTCTCCATATGTTTCACAAATCGAGTCAATTCAAGCGGGTCAAATGAACCCCATTTAATAAGTTAACCTCTATTGGACGTTCTGTGTGCAATGgatgtaatagcccgattttaggcctagtcggaacagtggtttcaggaccacaaatccgatgaaaaaaaaatgtaatggcttaaattttcagaggtgtcggaacggtgattcgagatcactaaattcgacaaatgggtagaaaatattattaatttagtaactataagttaaatgtgaagttaggaaaatttttgaaatagtgaatagtgcactagaaataaatattaaaataattagattcgaaatgaggtatcaagacctcggggattttaaaccgagccataaatatttttataaatatttatggagtgttaaaaagttagtattaaagtttcgttaagaaattttaaagttccgataattaattgaacaaaaaggactaaattgtaacaaatgcaaaattataggaaatgattaaatagcttaaatgataaaaggaagagggcttaaaaggaaaatagacccaaggcctatttgggctggacggcaggggcatgaaatcagcagaaagtaaagagaattaagggcaaaattggaatattgcaaaatttgcttaataaagttaggaccaaagtggaattatctagatttctcttcatttttccgaattctcatcagctaaaacaccatggaagggcttcttcaagctggttcttcatatttttattacaagtaagttcaattcttggctatttcttgaaatttttgtatttttatgacttttacaacttggcccacttgttaaattcattagtttttgattttatgaaagaagttgaaagttgatatgaatatgtgctggaattatatgatgatttagcatggaattagagctttaaattgttcatatgctgattttattgaaagaattgaatagaaagtgaatgtttgggacctaatagtaaaagagtttgaagatagagttatatgtggaaattctgaatttcaatagttgtgtaacaacttataatgtctaggtaaagtattaattgagagaattagattaattgaggggttaattgagaaaagaccgaattgtataaactgtgaaatttggggcaaaatggaaatcaacattttgcactatagcagttttggacagcagcagtagtgtaactttgaaaaatcacaaaaaattgtagagattgaattagaggatgaataaaatatgaaattaaatctcattaagtctagtttcttataaaagaaacgatgtgagcaatggaattgtaaatcatgagatataatagattttgtgagacaatgtcagaatgaattcgggttcccctgttctgactttgaaaaatcattaaaaattgtacaaaaattattatgagttataatttatatggttagaatccttaatgagtctatttttagaagaaataaacaaaaacattatccgaattctgtacaatgagataattattttttagtgaagagtggtcggaactgtcagacagcgaaacaggggaaactttaaagaataaactgtactatttggctgaaccaaaaattctgaaaattttatggtatgaagatatatgagtctagtttcagggaaaattaacggatcttaatttggagctctgtagctccggataaaaataatttagtgactctgactcggataaacagctttgaatatatatgttagcgaatattgaaattatgattaatgttgtttaagtgtgttatacacattaaggatgtggaatggagaggaggaggaggaaaattgagaaatatatgaatgatttgtgtataattggtcatatgtttgattataattgatagatgatgaaatagaaatgatgcttaaatttgtgcattattggacatggtttaagctcatgtgtgaaaataaagtttcatagcatgtgtgtatggtatattcggtatatgatttggcatgaaataatgtcatgaatggtttatcatgtggttagttccaaaaagagttatgtttcaatacactagcttgcaactatggttgaatgatatgtttatatcttgtgtaatgtgcataggaaacaagtgtggaagataatgaaatagtaagttcatatggctgaaatttaatgattaaatgttaatttcatgaattatacaatgtatgatgaaatgtatttattgttgaaatgagaataaaataaaaatgtgaaaatcgaataaatgatcaaattaagtggaacgccggatttgagtacttctgatcaagtgacaaagtgataagtgatagttttagctacacttatctgatcaagaaacaaagtgataagtggctacacttatctgatcaagtgataaagtgataagtggtagccttagctacacttatctgatcaagtgacaaagtgataagtggtagcctagctacacttatctgatcagggacaagtgataagtaatcatacgtaagaccatagttatactatggcaaagtgaaagtgaagtactcaattttccgtgaccattccctaatttgattaaggatggtaagtgacaaatgggcccaaaagaattaaagtaaatggataagtggtagtgtatttatatcaggacgatgttgttattcaaactaaaatgatattttcattgcaaaattgagaatttcataaatgtgttattgaatggtataatcaataaacattgagttaaatggtaaatacgtattagttttgaacttgatgtcattgaattgtacgtgaattaaatggaaattgctagtgatatgatttaaattatgagcatgagaaattgcgaattgaatgaaatggaaatgaagcattaaattgcatgagtatgtatcgggtctcatgagaccctaattattatgattataatattttgaggatatattgtgaaaagttatagaaacatgttaattattttgaaagttttaattttgatgaaattttataactcggttaaatacgtttacaagtgtatgtgttttggtaatgcctcgtaccctattctggtgttggatacgggtaaggggtgttacaatggcCGTAGCTTGTGACACTTGACCTTtcttgattaaa
The nucleotide sequence above comes from Gossypium raimondii isolate GPD5lz chromosome 13, ASM2569854v1, whole genome shotgun sequence. Encoded proteins:
- the LOC105783903 gene encoding 14 kDa proline-rich protein DC2.15, which produces MASNKTCAVLTVFSLFLFNLSFTNACHSCKPPKPIPPPAACPPPPAKPASCPKDTLKLGVCADLLGLVNIVVGTPPSSKCCALLQGLADLEAALCLCTAIKANVLGANLNIPITLSLLLSACQKEIPPGFKC